The genomic stretch GCCGGAAGGGGACTCTTGTGTTCTGGGGACGCGGTGGCTATTTCTGGACGATTCGTGGCTTGTCCCGATCGCCGGTCGGGCGAAATAGGTGTGGTGTCCGCCAGATGCGCCTCGCGGTGTTCCTGCTGTTCGTGATCGGGGCATTCGCAACAGAGTGTTCGGCGGACGGCCCGGTTCGGCGCCTCGGCATGAGAGAAGCGATCTCGCACCACCATTTGCGGGGGAGGCTACCGGAGACCTGCCTGATTTCGTACTACGAACTCTGCTCCGGTTGGATCTGGGTGTGGTCGGGCTAACAGGTCGAGTATGCTGTCGTTTTCGATCTCCCAAACGATTGCGGTAAGCAATCGGGACAGGTGTGTGCGAACACCGGCTTTTGGTGGTACTGGCGATACACGAACCCCGGGTATCAGGTTCCGGTGACCTATTCTCTTTACGCGGCCGACTCGGCACTTTGTCGTGTGGGGGCGCCTATCGGCACACTGCCGAATCAAGATCCGATAGAACGCTGGAACGCTTATTCTGGGCTCGGAAGTACTACTTCGGATTTCGTCGCAATTGTGGCAATCTCTGCGTCGTTGCCGATGGCGGCGACCGACAACACCACAAAGAACCACGCAATCGGGTGCGCCCAAATCCCGACAGCCGTTCACAGCGCGCTGGGTTTCGTTTCTCACTGTCCGCCGACTGCAATGGAGGATGGATTGGGTCCGTGCAATCTTCTTGCAGATGGGGAATTCTACTGCGCTGCTACGACTGTCGAGCTTTCATCCTGGGGTGCGATCAAGGCGCTGTTTCGATGACGTGGCTCCCTATCGTTCATGTAAACCCCATCCGCCTGTGACCTGGTCGATTTCGTGCGCGCTCGGGGACGTTGCGAACTTTCGGACTTTGTTTCTCCACCAACTCCCCTCATAAACCAGTTCCTCGCGCATAGAGTCGAGAACCTGTCTGCACTATTCGTCTTCCGTCCCCTGTGTTCCGGCATAAGCAGATTGAGCGTGAAGTTCCGCTAGTTCGGAATGTCCACGATCTCTCCCCGATCTCCTGAATTACTCCGAATTACGCCGTTGACGGCAGGCCCGCGGCGTGCGAAACTTGTGGTCGGCTCGGCGGTTCGTCTCCCGATACCGCGGGCAAGTCTCCCCCCAAGAAAACGCGTGCGTGGTCTCGTGTTGGCCTTTGGCCACGAACCCGATGGAGAAGCTGTCATGAAGATCCGGCCGTATCGTCTCGTCGGCTCGGCGGCGCTCGCCGTCGCGCTCCTTCTCGCGCTCTTCGTCCCCGCAATCGCAGAGAACGCGACCCCGCCGGCGAGCTTCGGCTCCGGCGTGGCCGCCCTCGACGACGTGCGCGAGCTCGTGCTTCCGCAGGTCGATGTCCTACGCTATGTCGAGGAGGACGAGGAACGGATGGCCTCGGAGCCGGGCGGTCCCTACCGCTTCGCGGCGCCCCACTTCCTGAGCCTCACGCCGGATCGCGAGGGAACGTGGGAGAGCCTGCGGGATGGAAGCCGAATCTGGCGTCTTCGCGTTCATTCCGCGGGCGCGCTCTCGCTCAACTTCGGGTTCGTGCCGTTCGACTTGCCGGAAGGCGCGATCGTTCACGTCTACGATCCGGAGCGGCGCAACGTCTACGGTCCCTACGGACCTCATGACGCGGTCGAGGGCGAGTTCTGGACGCCGATTCTTCCCGGAGACCGCGCGGTGATCGAGCTCTTCGTTCCCGCCGTCGCCTCTTTCGAGCCGACCCTCTCGCTCGCGCAAGTGAGCCACGACTATCGCGGGTTCGCATCGATGGCGGCGAACAAGCTCATGCAGGGATGGTGCAACAACGACGTCATCTGCCGCGAGGGCGATCCGTGGCGGGACGACATCCGCTCGGTCGGCGTGTACACGCTGCAGGGATCGTGGACCTGCTCCGGACAAATGGTGAACAGCAACACGGAGGATCCGCCTCCTTACTTCCTCACCGCGTACCACTGCGGGATCACGTCGGGCAACGCACAGACAGTTCGCGTCTACTGGAACTACGAATCCCCGAACTGTGGGCAGCTGTGCTGCGGCAGCCTCTCGCAAAACCAGTATGGCTCCACGCTCCGCGCCCGCTACAGCACGTCCGACTTCTGTCTCATCCAGCTCTCGCGGGATCCGGACTCGTTGTTCAACGTCTACTACGCCGGCTACGACGCGACCGGGGCCGCCGTCTCGAGCAGCGTCTGCATCCACCATCCGAACTGCGACGAGAAGGCGATCAGCTTCAACACCGATCCGCTGACGGTTACTTCTTACCTCGGCACGTCGGTCCCCGGAAACGGGACGCACTGGCGCGTCGACGATTGGGAAGACGGAACGACCGAGCCCGGCTCCTCCGGCTCCGGCCTCTGGGATCCGAACCACCGGCTCGTCGGGCAGCTGCACGGCGGATACGCGTCGTGCTCGTCGATCACGTCCGACTGGTACGGAAGGCTCTCGGTCTCTTGGACCGGCGGCGGGACGAGCGCGACTCGCCTCAGGGATTGGCTCGATCCCGACAATACGGGAACGCTCGTCCTCGACGGACGCGACCCGGGAGCGATCGACACCAAGGTGGCCGACGGGCGTCCCGCCGGCGGCGACAGGAACGCCCTCTTCCCGATCACCCCGAACCCGACTCGCGGCTCCGCGCGGATTCTTTTCAATCTAAAGAAAGCAGGCGTCGTCGAGATGGAGGTCTTCAGCGCGAGCGGACGTCTCGTCTCCACGATGCCGGCCCGTTCGTTCTCCGCCGGATCGGGCGCGGTCACTTGGGACGGCGGCGGCGAGGCGGGCGATCTCCCGGCCGGCGTCTACTTCGTCCGCATGCGCATCGACGGAGAAGTCTCAGGGACCGAGAAGGTCGTGTTGCTCCGGTAGGAATGCCGATCTTCGAGTCGGCGCTACTCGATTTCGCTCTCCCGTTCGGATGAGGCCCGGGATGATCGTCCCGGGTCTCTTATTGTATACTGCGCCCGGAACCCGCGGGGGCGGGGTCCTGAAGGAGGAGCGCGATGAAGGTCGGAGCCAGGAATCAGCTCGTGGGCGAAGTCGTGGAGATTCAAAAGGGGATGCTGATGGCGAAGGCGAAGTTCAAGATCCCCGCCGACTCGACGATGGCCTCGGTGATGACCCTGGAATCGCTGGAGGATCTCGGTCTCAAGAAGGGGGACAAGGTTCGCCTCTTCATCAAGGCAATCAATGTTTTGGTGGTGAAAGAATAGCAGTATTCCGGGGACGCGATACCGATTGGGGGACGATTCGCGGTCAAGAACTGGGGGATACCATACCTGTTTCGGGGCGATTCAAGGCCCGTCTCAATCGCCGGCCGGAGGAAATAGGTATTCTGTCCCCGCGGTCCTCGGGCGAGTCGAGCACCGTGTCCCCCAAGCTTTACAGGTCGATCTTCATCCCGAGCGCGTTCGCAAGGAAGGCCCAGCAGTCCGCCTGCTCCTCGATCCTCTTGCTCGTCGGCTTCCCGCCCCCGTGCCCCGCCTTCACGTCGACTCGAATGAGAACCGACGCGGGCCCGGCCTGCGCTTCCTGCAGAGCCGCGGCGAACTTGTAGGAATGGGCCGGAACCACGCGGTCGTCGTGGTCGGCCGTGAGGATCAGCGTGGCCGGATAGGACGCGCCCGGCTTCAGATTATGCAAGGGTGAATACTTGAAGAGCCAGCGGAATTGCCCAGGATCGTCGGATGTCCCGTAGTCGGATGCCCACGCCCATCCGATCGTCCATTTGTGAAAGCGGAGCATGTCGAGCACGCCGACGTCCACGAGCACCGCTCCGAAAAGGTCCGGCCTCTGCGCGAGGCACGCCGCGGTCATGAGCCCGCCGTTGCTCGCTCCCTCGATCGAAAGCCGCGACGGCGAGGTGTATCCCTCCGCGATCAGGTGTTCCGCGGCGGCGATGAAGTCGTCGATCCCGTTCTGCTTCTTATCGAGCATTCCGTCTTCGTGCCACCGCTCCCCGTACTCGCCCCCGCCGCGCAGGTTCGCGATCGCGTAGATCCCGCCCATCTCGAGCCAAACCAAGTTCGCGACCGAGAAGAACGGCGTGATGCTGTAGT from Candidatus Eisenbacteria bacterium encodes the following:
- a CDS encoding T9SS type A sorting domain-containing protein, with protein sequence MKIRPYRLVGSAALAVALLLALFVPAIAENATPPASFGSGVAALDDVRELVLPQVDVLRYVEEDEERMASEPGGPYRFAAPHFLSLTPDREGTWESLRDGSRIWRLRVHSAGALSLNFGFVPFDLPEGAIVHVYDPERRNVYGPYGPHDAVEGEFWTPILPGDRAVIELFVPAVASFEPTLSLAQVSHDYRGFASMAANKLMQGWCNNDVICREGDPWRDDIRSVGVYTLQGSWTCSGQMVNSNTEDPPPYFLTAYHCGITSGNAQTVRVYWNYESPNCGQLCCGSLSQNQYGSTLRARYSTSDFCLIQLSRDPDSLFNVYYAGYDATGAAVSSSVCIHHPNCDEKAISFNTDPLTVTSYLGTSVPGNGTHWRVDDWEDGTTEPGSSGSGLWDPNHRLVGQLHGGYASCSSITSDWYGRLSVSWTGGGTSATRLRDWLDPDNTGTLVLDGRDPGAIDTKVADGRPAGGDRNALFPITPNPTRGSARILFNLKKAGVVEMEVFSASGRLVSTMPARSFSAGSGAVTWDGGGEAGDLPAGVYFVRMRIDGEVSGTEKVVLLR
- a CDS encoding TOBE domain-containing protein — translated: MKVGARNQLVGEVVEIQKGMLMAKAKFKIPADSTMASVMTLESLEDLGLKKGDKVRLFIKAINVLVVKE